One Pseudomonas muyukensis DNA segment encodes these proteins:
- a CDS encoding TolC family outer membrane protein — MLRKLSLAIAVSCASNGVAWAVDTPTTVKTDLVSVYQEAVDNNADLAAARADYGARREVVPQARAGLLPNLSAGAEMMNTRTKLDEPSVTSNRSGNAWSATLAQPIFRADRWFQLQAAEAVNEQAALELSATEQNLILQTAENYFAVLRAQDNLASTKAEEAAFKRQLDQSNERFDVGLSDKTDVLQSQASYDTARANRIIAERQVQDAFEALITLTNRQYSAIQGVVHSLPVQVPIPNDAKAWVETAGRQNLNLLATNHAVAAAEETVRQRKAGHAPTLDAVAKYQKGDNDNLGFTNPSQNGVRYGGDVEQTSVGLQLNIPIYSGGLTSSQVREAYSRLTQSEQQRESLRRQVVENTRNLHRAVNTDVEQVQARKQSIISNQSALEATEIGYQVGTRNIVDVLDAQRQLYTSVRDYNNSRYDYILDNLRLKQAAGTLSPQDLQDLGRYLKADYNPDKDFLPPDLAAAAAKNFERRP, encoded by the coding sequence ATGCTGCGCAAACTCTCACTGGCGATTGCCGTGTCTTGTGCGTCCAACGGAGTGGCGTGGGCAGTGGACACGCCCACGACGGTGAAAACCGACCTGGTCAGCGTCTACCAGGAAGCGGTCGACAACAACGCCGACCTGGCGGCTGCCCGCGCCGACTACGGTGCCCGCCGCGAAGTGGTGCCCCAGGCCCGTGCCGGCCTGCTGCCCAACCTTTCGGCCGGTGCCGAGATGATGAACACCCGCACCAAGCTCGACGAACCGTCGGTGACCTCCAACCGCAGCGGCAATGCCTGGAGCGCCACCCTGGCCCAACCGATCTTCCGCGCCGACCGCTGGTTCCAGCTACAGGCGGCCGAAGCGGTCAACGAACAGGCCGCGCTGGAGCTGTCGGCCACCGAGCAGAACCTGATCCTGCAAACCGCCGAGAACTACTTCGCGGTGCTGCGCGCCCAGGACAACCTGGCCTCGACCAAGGCCGAGGAAGCCGCCTTCAAACGCCAGCTGGACCAGTCCAACGAGCGCTTCGACGTCGGCCTCTCGGACAAGACCGACGTGCTGCAATCGCAAGCCAGCTACGACACCGCCCGGGCCAACCGGATCATCGCCGAGCGCCAGGTGCAGGATGCCTTCGAAGCCTTGATCACCCTGACCAACCGCCAGTACTCGGCGATCCAGGGCGTGGTCCACAGCCTGCCGGTGCAGGTGCCGATCCCCAACGACGCCAAGGCCTGGGTCGAGACCGCCGGGCGGCAGAACCTCAACCTGCTGGCCACCAACCACGCCGTGGCCGCGGCCGAAGAGACGGTGCGCCAGCGCAAGGCCGGCCACGCACCGACCCTGGACGCAGTGGCCAAGTACCAGAAAGGCGACAACGACAACCTGGGCTTCACCAACCCCTCGCAGAACGGCGTGCGCTATGGCGGTGACGTCGAGCAGACCAGCGTCGGCCTGCAGCTGAATATCCCGATCTACAGCGGCGGCCTGACCAGCTCCCAGGTGCGCGAGGCTTACTCACGGCTGACCCAGAGCGAGCAGCAACGCGAGAGCCTGCGCCGCCAGGTGGTGGAGAACACGCGCAACTTGCACCGCGCGGTGAACACCGATGTCGAACAGGTGCAGGCGCGCAAACAGTCGATCATCTCCAACCAGAGCGCGCTGGAGGCCACCGAGATCGGCTACCAGGTCGGCACCCGCAACATCGTCGACGTGCTGGATGCGCAGCGCCAGCTGTACACCTCGGTGCGCGACTACAACAACAGCCGCTACGACTACATCCTCGACAACCTGCGCCTCAAGCAGGCCGCCGGCACCCTGAGCCCGCAGGACCTGCAGGACCTGGGCCGGTACCTGAAGGCCGACTACAACCCGGACAAGGATTTCCTGCCCCCGGACCTGGCGGCCGCGGCGGCGAAGAACTTCGAACGCAGGCCTTGA
- a CDS encoding LysR family transcriptional regulator: MAEQWNLEQLRLFVRTAELRSFSAVAREQRKAQSAVSNAIALLEADLGVTLFERSSGRQPRLTERGGALLEDARELLRQCERLDGRALALMRGQEALLRVAQDEAMPYQPVIDSLDELAARYPYLEVQLASGAQGDVARKLVERRADLGLFFHHERIPASLERRALGSVEMVTVCAIDHPLAHLAKVTRQQLARHRQLLITPQQSGYPGGEAISPQVWRCDSFYAMAELLMRGLGWAWLPRHVVQYPTYQTQMVELDSEWRPPALVAELAWRRDEPLGPAAQWLAERFAMHLRAIG; encoded by the coding sequence ATGGCCGAGCAGTGGAATCTGGAGCAGCTTCGTCTATTCGTGCGCACCGCCGAGCTGCGTTCGTTCTCGGCCGTGGCCCGTGAGCAGCGCAAGGCGCAGTCGGCGGTGAGCAATGCCATCGCGCTGCTCGAGGCCGACCTGGGCGTGACCCTGTTCGAGCGCAGCAGCGGCCGCCAGCCACGCTTGACCGAGCGCGGCGGCGCGCTGCTCGAGGATGCCCGCGAGCTGCTGCGCCAGTGCGAGCGCCTGGACGGTCGCGCGCTGGCGTTGATGCGGGGCCAGGAGGCCCTGCTGCGGGTGGCCCAGGATGAAGCCATGCCTTACCAGCCGGTGATCGACAGCCTCGACGAACTCGCCGCGCGCTATCCGTACCTGGAAGTGCAACTGGCCAGCGGCGCCCAGGGCGATGTGGCGCGCAAGCTGGTGGAGCGGCGCGCCGACCTGGGCTTGTTCTTTCACCACGAGCGCATTCCGGCTTCGCTGGAGCGGCGCGCCCTGGGCAGCGTGGAAATGGTCACGGTCTGCGCCATCGACCATCCCCTGGCGCACCTGGCCAAGGTCACTCGCCAGCAACTGGCACGCCACAGGCAACTGTTGATCACCCCGCAGCAGAGCGGTTACCCCGGTGGCGAGGCGATCAGCCCGCAGGTCTGGCGCTGCGACAGCTTCTACGCCATGGCCGAGCTGCTCATGCGGGGCCTGGGCTGGGCCTGGCTGCCACGGCATGTGGTGCAGTACCCCACCTACCAGACCCAGATGGTCGAGCTCGACAGCGAGTGGCGCCCGCCGGCATTGGTGGCGGAACTGGCCTGGCGTCGAGACGAACCCCTGGGCCCGGCGGCGCAGTGGCTGGCCGAGCGCTTCGCCATGCACCTGCGCGCGATCGGCTGA
- a CDS encoding metal ABC transporter ATPase: MPRTLIRKNPSNFKTLPLHVEASPEGLSYQSIGMPLNFAQTLQRRKAIQLADPQRFVVELANLGVSVRLTLHWQGRDYWVLVRQRRQDRGDVVLKLISGYVPAHELNLPLHTAIQEVAEECLLETPEGWLGGRFNDTWLPAPYAAALHYREALPFVLTPASGAARPVHCANLMLLERPRAYVHLPTASLQLIYDLRLQVPREAKGLSLFHVDERLEGDQLVARLNRKRPDLYLMPLQDGQPLAELYTLKKDQLVQASTRGLWLAESFAPQDGWVVRDERVRWKDWLKLQGLVERKREPASHLERFSDKAKKLLARVL, from the coding sequence GTGCCGCGAACGCTGATCCGCAAGAATCCGAGCAATTTCAAGACCCTGCCCCTGCATGTCGAGGCCAGCCCCGAGGGCCTGAGCTACCAGAGCATCGGCATGCCACTGAACTTCGCCCAGACCCTGCAGCGGCGCAAGGCCATCCAGCTGGCCGACCCGCAGCGCTTCGTGGTCGAACTGGCCAACCTCGGCGTGTCGGTACGCCTGACCTTGCACTGGCAGGGCCGCGACTACTGGGTGCTGGTGCGCCAACGCCGCCAGGACCGCGGCGACGTGGTGCTCAAGCTGATCTCCGGCTACGTGCCTGCCCACGAGTTGAACCTGCCGCTGCACACCGCCATCCAGGAGGTGGCCGAGGAGTGCCTGCTGGAAACCCCGGAGGGCTGGCTGGGCGGGCGCTTCAACGACACCTGGCTGCCGGCGCCCTACGCTGCCGCGCTGCACTATCGCGAAGCCCTGCCCTTCGTGCTGACGCCGGCGTCCGGCGCCGCTCGCCCGGTGCACTGCGCCAACCTGATGCTATTGGAACGGCCACGGGCCTATGTGCACCTGCCCACCGCATCGCTGCAGCTTATCTACGACCTGCGCCTGCAGGTGCCCCGGGAGGCCAAGGGGCTGAGCCTGTTCCATGTCGACGAACGACTCGAAGGCGATCAACTGGTGGCACGGCTGAACCGCAAGCGGCCGGATTTGTACCTGATGCCGTTGCAGGATGGTCAACCGCTGGCTGAGCTGTACACCCTGAAGAAGGACCAGTTGGTGCAGGCGAGCACCCGCGGCCTGTGGCTGGCCGAGAGCTTTGCGCCACAGGATGGCTGGGTGGTGCGGGATGAGCGGGTACGCTGGAAGGATTGGCTGAAGCTGCAGGGCCTGGTGGAGCGCAAGCGCGAACCGGCGTCGCACCTGGAGCGGTTCAGTGACAAGGCCAAGAAACTGCTCGCCCGCGTCCTGTAG
- a CDS encoding RsiV family protein: MRLVKLTSVAVLALALGACQSLFAPNYRAPLEVKREAWEHVKPGCSESDCPLVNIDTVHFPALPKLDAIVEKRLLQLTEDNQRGTPPASLQAYEQAYLARADKRNSSYLQAKVREQHDGLVIVELSSYLDSGGAHGMPGRGFINYSRKLDKVLTLDDMLLPGQAATFWKTAEESHRAWLISTGMDKDPEFVKTWPFKQSPHIALTYGAVVIKYEVYAIAPYAMGHVELKIPYPRLNGVLKPELFPGRG; the protein is encoded by the coding sequence ATGAGGCTAGTCAAACTGACTTCCGTGGCCGTTCTGGCACTGGCGCTCGGCGCCTGCCAGAGCCTGTTCGCGCCCAATTACCGGGCTCCGCTCGAGGTCAAGCGCGAGGCCTGGGAGCACGTGAAGCCCGGCTGCAGCGAAAGCGACTGCCCGCTGGTGAACATCGACACCGTGCACTTCCCGGCCCTGCCGAAACTCGACGCCATCGTCGAGAAACGCCTGCTGCAACTGACCGAGGACAACCAGCGCGGCACCCCGCCGGCCTCGCTGCAAGCCTATGAACAGGCTTACCTGGCCCGCGCCGACAAGCGCAACAGCAGCTACCTGCAGGCCAAGGTACGCGAGCAGCATGACGGGCTGGTGATCGTCGAGCTGTCCAGCTACCTCGATAGCGGCGGCGCCCACGGCATGCCCGGGCGCGGCTTCATCAACTACTCGCGCAAGCTGGACAAGGTGCTGACCCTGGACGACATGCTGCTGCCCGGCCAGGCCGCGACCTTCTGGAAGACCGCCGAGGAGTCCCACCGCGCCTGGCTGATCAGCACCGGCATGGACAAGGACCCCGAGTTCGTCAAGACCTGGCCGTTCAAGCAATCGCCGCACATCGCCCTGACCTACGGCGCGGTGGTGATCAAGTACGAGGTCTATGCCATCGCGCCCTATGCCATGGGCCACGTCGAGCTGAAGATCCCCTACCCACGCCTCAACGGCGTGCTCAAGCCCGAGCTGTTTCCTGGCCGCGGCTGA
- the cytX gene encoding putative hydroxymethylpyrimidine transporter CytX encodes MTTSSHFSPDHPVPSHHRQFGARDLFSLWFSLGIGLMVLQVGGLLAPGLGLAGSILAIALGTAVGVLLLAAAGVIGSDTGLSAMATLRLTLGSHGARLPALLNLLQLVGWGSFEIIVMRDAASLLGARAFGDASGWSSPLLWTLCFGALATLLAVSGPLAFVRKVLRKWGIWLLLGACLWLTWNLLAKADLAALWRRPGDGSLSLALGFDIVIAMPLSWLPLIADYSRFGQRASRVFGGTALGFFIGNAWLMSLGVAYTLAFAPGGEVNALLLALAGAGLGIPLLLILLDESENAFADIHSAAVSSGLLVRLKVEHLALAIGVLCTLIALLAPLAQYQNFLLLIGSVFAPLFGVVLVDHFVVRRRRLPTLVRGLHWQALLAWAVGVAAYHVMATQAPELGATLPALLLAGGLYRLLALSRGQETARA; translated from the coding sequence ATGACAACTTCCAGCCACTTCTCCCCCGACCACCCGGTCCCCAGCCACCATCGCCAGTTCGGCGCCCGCGACCTGTTCTCGCTGTGGTTCTCCCTCGGTATCGGCCTGATGGTCCTGCAGGTCGGCGGCCTGCTGGCGCCGGGGCTCGGCCTGGCGGGCTCGATCCTGGCGATTGCCCTGGGCACAGCGGTGGGCGTGTTGCTGCTGGCCGCGGCGGGGGTAATCGGCAGCGACACCGGCCTGTCGGCCATGGCGACCCTGCGCCTCACGCTCGGTAGCCATGGCGCGCGCCTGCCAGCCTTGCTCAACCTGCTGCAACTTGTGGGCTGGGGTTCGTTCGAGATCATCGTCATGCGCGACGCCGCCAGCCTGCTGGGGGCACGCGCGTTCGGCGACGCCAGCGGCTGGAGCAGCCCGCTGCTGTGGACCCTGTGCTTCGGCGCCCTGGCCACGTTGCTGGCGGTCAGCGGGCCGTTGGCGTTCGTGCGCAAGGTGCTGCGCAAGTGGGGGATCTGGCTGCTGCTCGGCGCTTGCCTGTGGCTGACCTGGAACCTGTTGGCCAAGGCCGACCTGGCCGCGCTGTGGCGCCGCCCGGGCGATGGCTCGCTGTCCCTGGCGCTGGGTTTCGACATCGTGATTGCCATGCCGCTGTCATGGTTGCCGCTGATCGCCGACTACTCGCGCTTCGGCCAGCGTGCCAGCCGGGTATTCGGTGGTACGGCGCTGGGCTTTTTCATCGGCAATGCCTGGCTGATGAGCCTGGGCGTGGCCTATACCCTGGCCTTCGCTCCTGGCGGTGAGGTGAATGCGCTGCTGCTGGCGCTGGCCGGTGCCGGGCTGGGTATCCCGCTGTTGCTGATCTTGCTCGACGAGTCGGAGAACGCCTTTGCCGACATTCATTCGGCAGCTGTGTCCAGTGGCCTGCTGGTGCGGCTCAAGGTCGAGCATCTGGCCTTGGCCATCGGTGTGCTGTGTACGCTGATCGCCCTGCTGGCGCCGCTGGCGCAGTACCAGAATTTCCTGCTGCTGATCGGCTCGGTGTTCGCGCCGCTGTTCGGCGTGGTGCTGGTGGACCACTTCGTGGTGCGCCGCAGGCGCTTGCCGACCCTGGTGCGGGGGCTGCACTGGCAGGCATTGCTGGCCTGGGCGGTGGGGGTGGCGGCCTATCACGTGATGGCGACCCAGGCGCCGGAGCTGGGGGCGACCCTGCCGGCACTGCTGCTGGCAGGGGGGCTATACAGGCTGCTGGCGCTCAGCCGCGGCCAGGAAACAGCTCGGGCTTGA
- the waaA gene encoding lipid IV(A) 3-deoxy-D-manno-octulosonic acid transferase: MNRTLYTLLFHLGLPLVALRLFLRGRKAPAYRQRIGERFACQLPAMRQGGIWVHAVSVGESIAAAPMVRALLKQYPDLSITLTCMTPTGSERIRAMFEGEPRVQHCYLPYDLPWAAGRFLDHVRPRLGIIMETELWPNHIHQCAKRGIPVALANARLSERSARGYARFTGLTRPMLEQMSLIAVQTATEAERFRALGARNECVQVTGSIKFDLKIDDQLLPRAQALRAQWGATQRPVWIAASTHEGEDALMLEAHRELLKVHSDALLILVPRHPERFDAVHALCAEQFATVRRSGAAAVEASTQVLLGDTMGELLFLYALADIAFVGGSLVPTGGHNPLEPAALALPVIMGPHVFNFLEISAMLRQAGALQQVDDAEGLAGAVRRLIELPQDARRMGEAGRAVMQANQGALQRLLDGLAALIR; this comes from the coding sequence ATGAACAGAACCCTCTATACCCTGCTGTTTCACCTGGGCCTGCCGCTGGTCGCGCTGCGCCTGTTCCTGCGCGGGCGCAAGGCGCCGGCGTACCGCCAGCGCATCGGCGAGCGCTTCGCCTGCCAGTTGCCGGCCATGCGCCAGGGCGGCATCTGGGTGCACGCGGTGTCGGTGGGCGAGAGCATCGCCGCCGCACCGATGGTCCGCGCCCTGCTCAAGCAGTACCCGGACCTGTCGATCACCCTGACCTGCATGACCCCGACCGGTTCCGAGCGCATCCGCGCGATGTTCGAGGGCGAGCCACGGGTACAGCACTGCTACCTGCCTTACGACCTGCCCTGGGCGGCCGGGCGCTTCCTCGACCATGTGCGTCCGCGGCTGGGCATCATCATGGAAACCGAACTGTGGCCCAACCATATCCACCAATGCGCCAAGCGCGGCATTCCGGTGGCCTTGGCCAATGCCCGCTTGTCGGAGCGCTCGGCCCGTGGCTACGCCCGCTTCACCGGCCTGACCCGGCCGATGCTCGAGCAGATGAGCCTGATCGCCGTGCAGACGGCCACCGAGGCCGAGCGTTTCCGTGCACTGGGTGCGCGCAATGAGTGTGTGCAGGTGACCGGCTCGATCAAGTTCGACCTGAAGATCGACGACCAGCTGCTGCCCCGTGCCCAGGCGCTGCGTGCGCAGTGGGGGGCAACGCAGCGCCCGGTGTGGATCGCCGCCAGTACCCATGAGGGCGAAGATGCGCTGATGCTCGAGGCCCACCGTGAGCTGCTCAAGGTGCACAGCGACGCGTTGTTGATCCTGGTGCCGCGGCACCCCGAGCGCTTCGATGCCGTGCATGCTTTGTGCGCCGAGCAGTTCGCCACGGTTCGCCGCTCCGGCGCTGCGGCGGTCGAGGCCAGCACCCAGGTGTTGCTTGGCGACACCATGGGCGAACTGCTGTTCCTCTATGCCCTGGCCGATATCGCCTTCGTCGGCGGTAGCCTGGTGCCCACCGGCGGGCACAATCCGCTGGAGCCGGCGGCGCTGGCGCTGCCGGTGATCATGGGGCCGCACGTGTTCAACTTCCTCGAAATCAGCGCGATGCTGCGCCAGGCGGGGGCGTTGCAGCAGGTGGACGATGCCGAAGGGCTGGCCGGCGCGGTGCGCCGTTTGATCGAGCTGCCGCAGGATGCGCGGCGCATGGGCGAGGCGGGCAGGGCGGTGATGCAGGCCAACCAGGGGGCGTTGCAGCGGTTGCTGGATGGCTTGGCTGCGTTGATCCGCTGA
- a CDS encoding aldo/keto reductase produces MSLPTLHDHQRPLGSTGLRVSPLGLGTVKLGRDQGVKYPNGFTIPDDDAARLLLAQARELGINLIDTAPAYGRSEERLGPLLRGQREQWVIVSKVGEEFDAGQSHFDFSAAHTRRSVERSLKRLETDRIELVLVHSDGNDLAILEQQGVYETLAALKQEGKILGYGLSGKTVAGGLKALEQGDCAMVTYNLNEQAERPVLDYAAEHGKAILVKKALASGHICLAPGVDPVQASFELLFAHPGVSSAIVGTINPLHLAHNVATVARILGRP; encoded by the coding sequence ATGAGCCTGCCAACCCTGCACGACCATCAGCGCCCGCTGGGCAGCACCGGCCTGCGGGTTTCGCCACTGGGCCTGGGCACGGTCAAGCTGGGCCGCGACCAGGGGGTGAAATACCCCAACGGCTTCACCATCCCCGATGACGATGCCGCCCGCCTGCTGCTGGCCCAAGCCCGCGAGCTGGGCATCAACCTGATCGACACCGCACCCGCCTATGGTCGCAGTGAAGAGCGCCTCGGCCCATTGCTGCGCGGCCAGCGCGAGCAGTGGGTGATCGTCAGCAAGGTCGGCGAGGAGTTCGACGCCGGCCAGTCGCACTTCGACTTCAGCGCCGCCCATACCCGCCGATCGGTGGAACGCAGCCTCAAGCGCCTGGAAACCGACCGTATCGAACTGGTGCTGGTGCACTCCGACGGCAACGACCTGGCCATCCTCGAGCAGCAGGGCGTGTATGAAACCCTGGCGGCGCTGAAGCAGGAAGGCAAGATCCTCGGCTATGGGCTGTCCGGCAAGACCGTCGCTGGCGGCCTGAAAGCGCTGGAGCAAGGTGATTGCGCCATGGTCACCTACAACCTCAACGAGCAGGCAGAGCGCCCGGTGCTCGACTACGCTGCCGAACACGGCAAGGCCATCCTGGTGAAGAAGGCCCTCGCCAGCGGGCATATCTGCCTGGCGCCCGGGGTCGACCCGGTGCAGGCCAGTTTCGAGTTGCTGTTTGCCCACCCCGGCGTGAGCAGTGCCATCGTCGGCACCATCAATCCGCTGCACCTGGCCCATAACGTGGCCACCGTCGCCCGTATTCTCGGCCGGCCCTGA
- a CDS encoding NAD(P)/FAD-dependent oxidoreductase, with translation MPSAISTDVLIVGAGVAGLWLNARLRGQGYSTVLVERASLGGEQTIKSQGIIHGGTKYALHGALTGASEAIADMPRRWREALAGNGELDLTHTRLLSEAHYLWSPGTLAGNLTSFFASKAVRGRVDQVKGEQLPPALQDRAFKGKVYRLAELVIDVPSLLANLAQLAGDSLLAGERIEPLREGDELVGLIVDGRQIRAQRIVLSAGGGTEALLRALGLNQPAMQRRPLHMVLAKGPNLKPLYAHCLGGGPKPRITVTSHPAADGQWVWYLGGDLAEADGVAREPAAQIAAAQKEVASLMPWVDQSQMRWATLRIDRAEPAQSGLARPDNAFLAEQQRLLVGWPTKLALAPDFADRVLASFERDGIRPAAQAQLADLPRPALGVPAWEQLLP, from the coding sequence ATGCCATCTGCCATTTCCACTGACGTGCTGATCGTCGGCGCCGGGGTCGCAGGCCTCTGGCTCAACGCCCGCCTGCGCGGCCAGGGCTACTCGACGGTGCTGGTGGAGCGTGCCAGCCTTGGCGGCGAACAGACCATCAAGTCCCAGGGCATCATCCATGGCGGCACCAAGTACGCCCTGCACGGTGCCCTGACCGGCGCCTCCGAGGCCATCGCCGACATGCCGCGGCGCTGGCGCGAGGCCCTGGCCGGCAACGGCGAGCTGGACCTCACCCACACCCGCCTGTTGTCCGAGGCCCACTACCTGTGGTCGCCCGGCACCCTGGCCGGCAACCTCACCAGTTTCTTCGCCAGCAAGGCCGTGCGCGGCCGAGTCGACCAGGTCAAGGGCGAGCAATTGCCGCCGGCCCTGCAGGACCGCGCGTTCAAGGGCAAGGTCTACCGCCTGGCCGAGCTGGTCATCGACGTCCCCAGCCTGCTGGCCAACCTGGCCCAACTGGCCGGCGACAGCCTGCTGGCCGGCGAGCGCATCGAGCCGCTGCGCGAAGGCGATGAGCTGGTCGGGCTGATCGTCGATGGCCGCCAGATCCGCGCGCAGCGCATCGTCCTCAGCGCCGGTGGCGGCACCGAAGCGCTGCTGCGCGCCCTCGGCCTCAACCAGCCAGCCATGCAGCGCCGGCCACTGCACATGGTCCTGGCCAAGGGCCCGAACCTCAAGCCGCTGTACGCCCATTGCCTGGGGGGCGGGCCCAAGCCGCGCATCACCGTGACCAGCCACCCGGCGGCCGACGGCCAGTGGGTGTGGTACCTCGGTGGCGACCTGGCCGAGGCCGATGGCGTGGCCCGCGAGCCTGCCGCGCAAATTGCCGCGGCGCAAAAGGAGGTCGCCAGCCTGATGCCTTGGGTCGATCAAAGCCAGATGCGCTGGGCCACCCTGCGTATCGACCGCGCCGAGCCTGCGCAATCGGGCCTGGCGCGCCCGGACAACGCCTTCCTCGCCGAGCAGCAGCGCCTGCTGGTGGGCTGGCCGACCAAGCTGGCCCTGGCGCCGGACTTCGCCGACCGCGTACTGGCCAGCTTCGAACGCGATGGCATCCGCCCAGCCGCGCAAGCACAGCTCGCCGACCTGCCCCGCCCGGCGCTGGGCGTGCCGGCCTGGGAGCAACTGCTGCCATGA
- a CDS encoding DMT family transporter → MNAYTYLAIAICAEVIATASMKAVKGLSTPLPLLLMVCGYGVAFWMLTLVVRSIPVGIAYAIWSGLGIVLISVAALVIYGQKLDVPAMLGMAMIVGGVVVIQVFSNTAGH, encoded by the coding sequence ATGAACGCCTATACCTATCTCGCCATCGCCATCTGTGCCGAAGTCATCGCCACGGCGTCCATGAAGGCGGTCAAGGGCTTGAGCACACCCTTGCCACTGCTGCTGATGGTGTGCGGCTATGGCGTGGCGTTCTGGATGCTGACCCTGGTGGTGCGCAGCATCCCGGTGGGCATCGCCTATGCCATCTGGTCGGGCCTGGGAATCGTGCTGATCAGCGTGGCGGCGCTGGTGATCTACGGGCAGAAGCTGGATGTGCCGGCGATGCTGGGCATGGCCATGATCGTTGGCGGCGTGGTGGTGATCCAGGTGTTTTCCAATACTGCCGGGCATTGA
- the thiC gene encoding phosphomethylpyrimidine synthase ThiC, translating into MSKQEKSIHLSESAQVDQQSVQPLPNSRKVYVQGSRPDIRVPMREISLHDTPTDFGGEQNAPVLVYDTSGPYTDPEVIIDVRKGLGDVRSAWIDARGDTERLEGLSSHFGQQRLNDAELTKLRFAHVRNPRRAKAGANVTQMHYARQGIITAEMEYVAIRENMKLQEARAAGLLSQQHAGHSFGASIPKEITPEFVREEIARGRAIIPANINHTELEPMIIGRNFLVKINGNIGNSALGSSIEEEVAKLTWGIRWGSDTVMDLSTGKHIHETREWIIRNSPVPIGTVPIYQALEKVNGVAEDLTWELFRDTLIEQAEQGVDYFTIHAGVLLRYVPLTAKRVTGIVSRGGSIMAKWCLAHHKENFLYTHFDEICEIMKAYDVSFSLGDGLRPGSIADANDAAQFGELETLGELTKIAWKHDVQCMIEGPGHVPMQLIKENMDKQLECCDEAPFYTLGPLTTDIAPGYDHITSGIGAAMIGWFGCAMLCYVTPKEHLGLPNKDDVKTGIITYKIAAHAADLAKGHPGAQIRDNALSKARFEFRWEDQFNLGLDPDTARAFHDETLPKESAKVAHFCSMCGPKFCSMKITQEVREYAAKIETVDVTVEQGMREQAERFRQEGSQLYQKV; encoded by the coding sequence ATGAGCAAACAAGAAAAATCGATCCACCTCAGCGAGTCGGCGCAAGTCGATCAGCAGTCCGTGCAACCCTTGCCCAATTCGCGCAAGGTCTATGTCCAGGGTTCGCGCCCCGACATCCGCGTGCCCATGCGCGAGATCAGTCTGCACGACACCCCGACCGATTTCGGTGGCGAGCAGAACGCCCCAGTGCTGGTGTACGACACCTCGGGTCCCTACACCGACCCTGAGGTCATCATCGACGTGCGCAAGGGCCTGGGCGATGTGCGTTCGGCATGGATCGATGCCCGTGGCGACACCGAGCGCCTCGAGGGCCTGAGCTCGCACTTCGGCCAGCAACGCCTGAACGACGCCGAGTTGACCAAGCTGCGCTTCGCCCACGTGCGCAACCCGCGTCGGGCCAAGGCCGGCGCCAACGTCACGCAGATGCACTACGCCCGTCAGGGCATCATCACCGCCGAGATGGAATACGTCGCCATCCGCGAGAACATGAAGCTGCAGGAGGCCCGCGCCGCCGGCCTGCTCAGCCAGCAGCACGCCGGCCACAGCTTCGGCGCGAGCATCCCGAAAGAGATCACCCCCGAGTTCGTCCGCGAAGAGATCGCCCGCGGCCGCGCGATCATCCCCGCCAACATCAACCACACCGAGCTTGAGCCGATGATCATCGGCCGCAACTTCCTGGTGAAGATCAACGGCAACATCGGCAACAGCGCCCTGGGTTCCTCGATCGAGGAAGAAGTGGCCAAGCTGACCTGGGGCATTCGCTGGGGCTCGGACACGGTCATGGACCTGTCCACCGGCAAGCACATCCACGAGACCCGCGAGTGGATCATCCGCAACTCGCCGGTGCCGATCGGCACCGTGCCGATCTACCAGGCCCTGGAAAAGGTCAATGGCGTCGCCGAGGACCTGACCTGGGAGCTGTTCCGCGACACCCTGATCGAACAGGCCGAGCAGGGCGTGGACTACTTCACCATCCACGCAGGCGTGCTGCTGCGCTATGTGCCGCTGACCGCCAAGCGGGTCACCGGCATCGTCAGCCGTGGCGGCTCGATCATGGCCAAGTGGTGCCTGGCGCATCACAAGGAAAACTTCCTGTACACGCACTTCGACGAGATCTGCGAAATCATGAAGGCCTACGACGTCAGCTTCTCGCTGGGCGACGGCCTGCGTCCCGGTTCGATCGCCGATGCCAACGACGCGGCGCAGTTCGGTGAACTGGAAACCCTCGGCGAGCTGACCAAGATTGCCTGGAAACACGATGTGCAGTGCATGATCGAAGGCCCCGGCCACGTGCCGATGCAACTGATCAAGGAGAACATGGACAAGCAGCTGGAGTGCTGCGACGAGGCGCCGTTCTATACCCTCGGCCCACTGACCACCGACATCGCCCCTGGCTACGACCACATCACCTCCGGCATCGGCGCGGCGATGATCGGCTGGTTCGGGTGCGCCATGCTCTGCTACGTGACGCCCAAGGAGCACCTGGGGCTGCCGAACAAGGATGACGTCAAGACCGGCATCATCACCTACAAGATTGCCGCGCACGCCGCCGACCTTGCCAAGGGCCATCCGGGCGCGCAGATTCGCGACAACGCCTTGTCCAAGGCGCGCTTCGAGTTCCGCTGGGAAGACCAGTTCAACCTGGGCCTGGACCCGGACACCGCGCGCGCCTTCCATGACGAGACCCTGCCCAAGGAGTCGGCCAAGGTCGCGCACTTCTGCTCGATGTGCGGGCCGAAGTTCTGCTCGATGAAGATCACCCAGGAAGTGCGTGAGTACGCCGCCAAGATCGAAACCGTGGACGTCACGGTCGAGCAGGGCATGCGCGAGCAGGCCGAGCGGTTCCGCCAGGAAGGCAGCCAGCTGTACCAGAAGGTTTAA